A window of Fluoribacter dumoffii NY 23 contains these coding sequences:
- a CDS encoding sensor histidine kinase: MINSKIPINLKKKHAEDLLANTLTYEISRDYLMELLDIGKLNVWQWDLSTNETIDFGYSESLSVLNPDSEVGHIDHFITRLHPEDREEVANKLIESLAYFEDPKADFRIQSRKGTYEWVSARGRYIRDAENNAIKMIGTWHFITEQKKNQELIKLQQTTLDRISRCYFSGDSACSLSHEIAQPLLALNSYLLGSILRLQQENKESHEFIAVLQKALEQVELINSIIKRMKRFVTHGELHFERVNLGLLAKQSVVLSKFYSHFTGTVHYEIDEDLTEVTLDRNQMRQVFLNLINNAFEAMLDAHTKNPLLLIKIEKIDSEIWVSIIDNGPGVAQNVLDNLFSSCFSTKEYGLGLGLSICRKIIEAHGGSLKIEKNTLGGGTVSSFRLPNQISGPK, from the coding sequence ATGATCAATTCCAAGATCCCAATTAACTTAAAAAAGAAGCACGCTGAGGATCTGCTCGCAAATACGCTCACTTATGAAATCTCTCGTGATTATTTAATGGAATTATTGGATATTGGCAAATTAAATGTTTGGCAATGGGATTTAAGTACCAATGAAACGATTGATTTTGGCTATTCTGAGTCTTTATCTGTATTAAATCCAGACAGTGAAGTAGGACATATTGACCATTTTATAACACGGTTGCATCCAGAGGATCGTGAAGAAGTTGCCAATAAATTAATTGAATCCCTTGCTTATTTTGAAGATCCCAAAGCAGACTTCCGGATTCAATCCCGTAAAGGAACTTATGAGTGGGTATCAGCTCGTGGCCGCTATATACGGGATGCCGAGAATAATGCCATTAAAATGATCGGAACCTGGCATTTTATTACAGAACAAAAAAAGAACCAGGAGTTAATCAAACTCCAACAAACAACCCTTGATCGAATATCCCGGTGTTATTTTTCGGGAGATTCTGCATGTTCATTATCCCATGAAATTGCACAACCCTTGTTAGCTTTAAATTCCTATCTTCTTGGAAGTATTTTACGGCTACAGCAAGAAAATAAAGAATCACATGAATTTATAGCTGTCCTCCAAAAAGCCCTGGAACAAGTGGAATTAATAAATTCCATTATTAAACGCATGAAGCGCTTTGTAACTCATGGGGAATTACATTTCGAACGAGTTAATTTGGGATTGTTGGCAAAACAATCCGTTGTCTTATCCAAGTTCTATTCCCATTTTACAGGAACAGTTCATTATGAGATTGATGAGGATTTGACTGAAGTTACCCTGGATCGTAATCAAATGCGGCAGGTTTTTTTAAACTTGATTAATAATGCCTTTGAAGCCATGCTTGACGCCCACACAAAAAATCCCTTATTACTTATCAAGATTGAAAAAATTGATTCTGAGATATGGGTTTCTATTATCGATAATGGACCGGGAGTTGCGCAAAATGTACTCGATAATCTATTCTCTTCATGTTTCAGTACCAAGGAATATGGGTTGGGATTGGGATTAAGCATTTGCAGAAAAATTATTGAAGCTCATGGTGGAAGCCTTAAAATAGAAAAAAATACTTTAGGTGGGGGCACAGTAAGCTCTTTTAGATTGCCAAATCAAATTTCAGGACCGAAATGA
- a CDS encoding NAD-dependent malic enzyme, producing MKKPDIETQYLKDGTIKTSLTGYNLLNNSRLNKGTAFTNTERDAFALHGLLPPQVSTLQEQQKRRLDGLRSLPTSLEKYSFLRDLQDNNETLFYSFIINNIEEMLPIVYTPIVGEGCQKFSEVFRKPRGLFISYPNRNMIDQIFAHPRYDLIKCIVVSDGERILGLGDQGAGGMGIPIGKMALYTALAGIPPQYCLPVLLDVGTDNEERLADPLYIGWRHNRVRGAEYDKFIDEFISAVKRRWPNVLLQWEDFAGVNAARLLSRYRDQLCTFNDDIQGTAAMATGTLLSAINVTGIPLQEQKIVFLGFGGTGHGIAQLIRGALRDAGLSDEEAGDRIYAVDRYGLLVEGGKGLTADQLAFARKRSEVNLWQVTNPDEIGLLDVVRNVKPTALIGVSAQQGAFTEEVVRTMAKYTERPVIFPLSNPTSHSEAVPRDLLTWTDGRALIGTGSPFEPVQFNGKEYHIDQTNNSYIFPGLALGIISAKAKRVSDGMIKAAALALAECSPAKKNKSANLLPPLADLRSISLEVAKSVGKQAIAEGLAEVKDAEFESELAANVWDPVYKPYGLAD from the coding sequence ATGAAAAAACCGGATATAGAAACTCAATATCTCAAAGATGGGACCATAAAAACCAGCCTGACGGGTTATAATTTGCTCAATAATTCCCGGCTAAATAAAGGAACTGCCTTTACCAATACGGAACGGGATGCCTTTGCGCTTCATGGTTTGTTACCACCACAAGTGAGTACTTTGCAAGAACAACAAAAACGGCGCCTTGACGGATTGAGGTCATTGCCGACTTCTTTAGAAAAATACAGTTTTTTGCGGGATCTCCAGGACAACAATGAAACTCTATTTTACTCCTTCATAATTAACAATATTGAGGAAATGCTTCCTATTGTTTATACCCCAATAGTTGGGGAGGGATGTCAGAAGTTTAGTGAAGTATTCCGTAAACCCCGAGGCCTTTTCATTAGTTACCCTAACCGCAATATGATTGATCAGATTTTTGCGCACCCACGCTATGATTTGATTAAATGTATCGTGGTAAGTGACGGCGAACGTATTCTTGGCTTGGGTGACCAAGGTGCAGGGGGAATGGGGATCCCTATCGGCAAAATGGCGCTGTATACCGCTTTGGCCGGGATTCCTCCTCAATACTGTTTGCCTGTTTTATTGGATGTAGGAACTGACAATGAAGAACGATTGGCAGACCCTCTTTACATTGGCTGGCGTCATAATCGTGTTCGTGGTGCTGAATACGATAAGTTCATTGATGAATTTATCTCTGCGGTAAAACGCCGGTGGCCAAATGTTCTCTTGCAATGGGAGGATTTTGCCGGGGTGAATGCTGCACGGTTGTTGAGCCGTTATCGCGATCAATTATGTACCTTTAATGATGATATTCAGGGTACTGCTGCCATGGCGACAGGTACGTTGCTTTCAGCCATTAATGTGACCGGGATTCCCTTGCAAGAGCAAAAAATTGTTTTCCTGGGTTTTGGGGGAACAGGTCATGGAATCGCCCAGTTAATCCGAGGAGCCCTCAGGGATGCTGGATTAAGTGATGAAGAGGCAGGCGATCGCATCTATGCAGTGGATCGATATGGGCTTCTTGTAGAAGGAGGCAAGGGATTAACTGCCGATCAGCTTGCTTTTGCCCGCAAGCGCTCCGAAGTGAATCTGTGGCAAGTTACAAACCCTGATGAAATTGGCTTATTGGATGTTGTACGAAATGTAAAGCCTACTGCCCTCATTGGGGTTTCCGCACAACAAGGGGCATTTACTGAAGAAGTGGTGCGTACTATGGCAAAGTATACCGAACGGCCAGTTATTTTCCCTCTCTCTAACCCAACGTCTCATAGTGAAGCAGTTCCCCGTGATCTTCTCACGTGGACTGATGGGCGTGCGTTGATTGGCACAGGAAGCCCTTTTGAGCCTGTCCAATTTAACGGGAAAGAGTATCATATAGACCAGACAAATAATTCCTACATTTTCCCGGGATTAGCTTTAGGTATTATTTCAGCTAAAGCAAAAAGAGTTTCAGACGGGATGATTAAGGCTGCGGCACTTGCGCTCGCAGAATGCTCTCCAGCTAAGAAAAATAAATCCGCCAATCTGCTACCACCCCTTGCTGATCTTCGCTCGATAAGTCTCGAAGTAGCAAAATCTGTGGGTAAGCAGGCGATTGCAGAAGGCTTGGCGGAGGTCAAGGATGCAGAATTCGAGAGCGAACTTGCTGCCAATGTCTGGGATCCTGTTTATAAGCCCTATGGGTTAGCTGATTGA